atttaatttttattatttttagtattctcttttataattgtaattctCGTAAATAttttagtgtaattttttttataatataaattatgatctcattaaaaaagataaattaaataaaaaaattaatcataagtAATAATATAATCATGAACGTTGgattctaaaataatattaaaaataagattattGAGAGTATTGGAATAAGAATACGATGTAAAAGAATACTAAATTAACATTTTGATGTCAAAACTCGCAATGTAAGATTATGATgatgcaaaaaataaaaaagaaaataaaagtcgACGAAAAATGTTACTAACACTTTTATCATTGTAACATTCTTTAATCATGTAGAAGCCGTATCATTCTTACTTTTCTCTCATTTGATGTCTTGATATGTTTATTTGAGTGATTTAAAGTTTTGAAGGTAAGAATGACTTgcaagaaatagaaaaaaagcatgcaaagtagAGAATTCATAAAGAAAAGGAATTTACTAAATTCATGACGACACGTATGTGTGACAAGTATTACAGGAGCCACGTCAGATTTGTCCGTTGGGTCTGATGGAGGCATTTGAATAGAAGGACTGATCCGTCTAACTTTAAAAGACGccagaaatttaaaaatatttttcactggtcaaagacaaaaatatttacaaaaaaaaattaaaaatctatttgtcctttactaaaaaaaattgttgaaaCCTCGTGGTCCTTAGGAAAAATTGTCATGGTTGGAATAAGTATTCActcaaatatttttcttttggtcTAAATTAATAGAAAGTTGCAATGGGCTGCTACAGGCTTCACTCACAAGTCCAAAGGGCAGGCCTAGACTTTATGGGACTAATTTTTCTTAACATATTTTGTTGCCAAATAGCTTCAAAAAACTTCCAAAAACCGTCACGAAAATACAAAAGAAGGATTGATACCACCTAGTGGGAAGAAAAAAACCCAAGCGTTCAGAAGGAACAGTTAGTTGATAAAAAATAAGTgtcttaaaaatatatataataaagaaaAGTATAAGGAACCAAAAACTTATCAGccaaaaactaaataaaactatattaatttatattaataattaattaattttaaattttttaaattcaaaattttaaaaattttaaattgattaagtaaacctaattaaaacctataaaaacctTCCTATTTTTTCTCACATTAATCTATCCACTTATAACAAtcacaaattcgaaaaatatataaaagaacatccatttaatatgaaaaagaaacattctaATACTTAATAGAagaaacatccatatatattaattcgtaaaaattttgaattcatcCAAAGGTATTTGGCTGAATTTTGGCTGATATGCTTTTGGTTTCCTAGCTTTACTCATATAATAATGGATTTAGTAGTTAACTTTTGTATATACTAAATACTTTTCAATGATTAATAAGAGAGAATGACATGAAAGACGATAGCTAaacatcaaataaaaaaatacataataaaaatagataataGGCCGGATAGTAATAAATCATAGATTATAATTTTGGTTAAATcttatttgattatttatttaagtTACTCAAACTtcttttcctaaaaatactAGTTTAACATATCATATTTAGATATATACATACAAAATTTAGTGAGATTCATAAATAATTGAGAAGTGCTAGGAACCAGTAACTTTTGTAATTTATAGCCATTAAAtagtcatcaataatatttttaacgaTGTGAAATTTCATTCAATAGTGTAAGACTTTTCTTTTGCTGGTTACATGCTAAccagaatttaataaaattgctGTAGCTAAACTTTTCGAAATTTAAATTAGTACAAGCATGCATGCATAGTATAGTACAGAGCAATAATGGTTTGTTGTGTTATAATAAACTTATAATAccataatataaatattattttaattgaataatggaattttaattattaaacataatatgttaattaataattagtctTACCATAATTGCATACAAATTCAATGGTGCTGCAAATCTGCTTGTCTTACGCATTCATGCACAATTGATGTATGTCCCTATTCTATTTGCATGCTCCGTAAAATCCTTATCATAACTTATTATACCATCTACCATCTATAAATATGTATATCAAATCAACTTTTTTTCCGTCCAATATTTTTCACATGTTGCTTATGTATTTCTTATTTCTTAATTATTCTTCACTCTCAAGTCTCAACAATACTCATTATCATCAACTTGTTGCATTAAAACTATAATAACTTGTTTTCAAGTCCCTATGTCAAAAGAAAATGAGGAGTTTTCGACAGAGATTGTGCAGAATGGTGGATCTCTGTCATTCTCAGTGAGAGTGAGGCCTAGAATGCCAGATTTTCTTAGTTCAGTGAACCTAAAATATGTGAAATTGGGTTATGGATACCTCATTACTCATCGTCTCTACTTGTTAATGATGCTGGCACCACCACTCCTTGCTGCTTTCGTTGCTCATCTTGGAAACTTCTTCACTTGGCAACATCTCTCTCATCAGGCTCTATTCATCTCAccactcttcttcttcctcctctatCTATATATTGACTTCACTCCTCGCTCTACCTATTTGCTTGATTTCGCATGTTTTCGCCCTCCAAATCATTACAAGGTACTCAATCAAAACACAATCTCAACTCACCTTTAGATTTTcaataaaacttttttttatgtaatGTGACTTGAAACCTATGAAACACTGACACGTCATACAGACACAGATATGACACCATACAAGATAGACAAatatactaattttattttttttaaaacacagaaacacaatatatatattaatataaaataattttttaatattttatagaTATTGAAATACaaactaatattaaaataaataagagaataACATAAGtgtatatttgtttttttataaaaaaaatatttaattgtttttaaattttataaaaataattttaatgttaatttttttaataattaattttttaacaattcttttaaataatttttttattattaaatgtttttattattttttgaattgtataaagtattttaaataatttttttgttttaataaataataatatatgatttCAAAACTCATTTTaagaatataaattaataataagattGGACATGCGCGACACATAATGATATTTGAGtgtatctaattttttttattaaaacacaattgaatataaaatatactcATGTAACGAATATTAAATGTCTCTGTTATGTTCAAAATATATCTAACATAGGAACAACACAATTTAACAAAGTGTTCAGTGTTTTTTATAGCTTGTaacaagtaacaaacttgaagcTAGTAACAAATCATTATTGATAGTTTGTTTGGTTTTGACATTGTTTGCAGGTGTCCAAGGCAGAGTTCATAGAATTAGCTAGAAAATCTGGGAATTTCAATGATACTACCATTGAGTTTAAAGAACGAGTTCTTAAGAAATCCGGCATAGGCGACGAGACCTACATGCCAAAGGGAGTTTTCCGGCCAGGTTATAGAACCTCGTTGAAGGATGGGCGAGAAGAGGCATCCATGGTGATGTTTGGAGCAGTTAAGGAAGTTCTTGGTGCCACAAAAGTAAGACCAAATGATATCAAAATCCTTGTAGTAAACTGTGGAATACTAAATACCACCCCATCTCTCTCATCAATGATCATAAACCATTTCAAGCTTAGACATGATATACACAGCTTTAACCTCGGCGGCATGGGCTGCGCCGCCGGTGTCACGGCCATTGATCTAGCTAGAGACCTTCTTGATGCATATCCAAGCAGTTATGCCCTTGTAGTTAGCACTGAAGTTGTGAGCTCTTCATGGTACACTGGCAA
This sequence is a window from Arachis stenosperma cultivar V10309 chromosome 10, arast.V10309.gnm1.PFL2, whole genome shotgun sequence. Protein-coding genes within it:
- the LOC130954273 gene encoding 3-ketoacyl-CoA synthase 15-like, which codes for MSKENEEFSTEIVQNGGSLSFSVRVRPRMPDFLSSVNLKYVKLGYGYLITHRLYLLMMLAPPLLAAFVAHLGNFFTWQHLSHQALFISPLFFFLLYLYIDFTPRSTYLLDFACFRPPNHYKVSKAEFIELARKSGNFNDTTIEFKERVLKKSGIGDETYMPKGVFRPGYRTSLKDGREEASMVMFGAVKEVLGATKVRPNDIKILVVNCGILNTTPSLSSMIINHFKLRHDIHSFNLGGMGCAAGVTAIDLARDLLDAYPSSYALVVSTEVVSSSWYTGNDIDMLIPNCFFRMGAAAVMLSNFRLHRWRAKYELKQLVRTHKGMENRSHKSIHQREDSEGRKGISVSKDVTEIGGHALKANITTLGPLVLPVSEQLHFFTNLLFKKRKTKPYIPDYKLAFEHMCIQATSKKVLDEIQKNLELTEEYMEASRKTLERFGNTSSSSIWYELAYLEFNSRVKRGDRVCQIAFGSGFKCNSVVWKALRNVKTPKCSPWFKDE